The genomic interval GGGGATGGAGGAAACCGTCGGGCGGATGCTGCGCGAGCGCGGGCTGACGCTGGCGCTGGCGGAGTCGTGCACCGGCGGCCGCATCGGCGACCGGGTGACGGATGTGCCCGGGAGCAGCGCCTACTTTCTGCTCGGCGTCGCCACGTACAGCAACGAGGCCAAGACGGGCGTGCTCGGCGTCTCGGAGCAGACGATCGAGAAATTCGGCGCGGTGAGCGCGGAGACCGCGGCGGAGATGGCGGCCGGCGCGCGCCGCATCTCCGGCGCGGACCTCGGCCTGTCGACCACGGGGATCGCGGGGCCGGGCGGCGGCACGGAGGACAAGCCGGTCGGGACCGTCTGCATCGGGCTGGCGTGGGAGGGCGGCACCTGGTCGCGCCGCTTCACCGTCCCCGATCGCGGGCGCGAGTGGATCAAGGGGCAGACGGCGCAGATGGCGCTCGACAGCCTGCGCCGCTGGCTGATCGATCCGAATGGACCGAAGTAGCCGCGGATCGGGCGGGGTGGGTTACGTGGCGGGGTACAGGATGTGGAGTGGCCGCGGGCTGTGGCCCTCACCCCGCGTGCTGCGCACGACGACCCTCTCCCACGAACGGATGTGGGAGAGGGAGCACACCCCAGGATCGTGCGTTCCGGATGGTTCGGCGTGGCGGCGGGCAGCCCCCTCCCCCCAGCCCCCTCGCCCCGCAAGCGGGGAGGGGGAGCCGTTCGGTACGGAGGCGGGTTCGGCACGCGTCCCCGGCTGCCGCCCCGCGTTGAAAATCTGCTGCTGGAGGACATGAAATCGTCAGGTCTCAGATTGTCCTGACCCCGCCGTCAGCCCCAACGCACTTGAAGCCCCGAACCGGACGCGCCAGCGGCCGGTGTCGGAGCTTTGCGCCGTTTGAGCGGCGGATTCATCCGCTCCACCGAATCCGCTCGCCGGGCCCAACTACGCCCGCCGCACCGACCCATCCGCCGCCCCAACCCTCCCCCAGTCTTTTTTGGGGGAGGGTGGGCCGGTGGTGCCGGCCCGGGTGGGGGCCGCCCTGGACTCCGCCCCCCGCCCATCATCATCCACACGAAAAACCGCCGGAGCCCTCCATCGGGCCCCGGCGGCTTCTCTCACCCGTCATCAATTACTTTCGTACTCTCGTACCTTCGCACTCTCGTACTGCTGTTCCAGCACTAACGCACCCAGCACCCAGCACCAACGCACTTCCCCTACCGTCCCGGCCCCGGAAACACCGGCAGACTCTCGTTCCCGTCGCGGTCCACCGCGGCGACGCCAAAGAACCAGTTGTCGATCACGATGTTCTCCAGCGTAGCCTCCGTCACGTTGCCCGGAAAGAACCGCGAGTGCGTCCAGTTCACGTCCGCCGGCAGGCGCCAGTACACGCGGTAGCCGGCCAGGTCCGCCGCGTTCACCGCGCGCCACCGCAGCACCGTGTTGGGCGTCACCGCGCCGCGCACCGTCACCGAGTCCGGCGCGGCGGGCGCCCCGGCCAGCGCCGCCAGCGAGGCCGCGTTCAGCGAGGTGATCCGCGCGTTGTACACGTAATCCACGTCCTCGGGATAGTCGCCGTAGCGGATCCCGTTCTCCGTCCGCAGATCCTGGTGCTGGCGCGTGTAGTCCTCGTACAACTCCGTCAGCCGCACGGCCGGGTATCCGCCCAGAAAGAACGGCGTGTGGTCGCCGCCGCGGCCGAAGCGGTCCAGCCGGTACACGATCATCACGTCCAGATTGGGCACGTACGCGTCGGACATGCGGTCGATGTACCGTGCCAGCTGCCGCGGCGCCACGTCCAGCTCGCCGCCGCTGTACAGGTACCGCCGCAGGTCGGCCGCGGGCGCGTCGGGCGCGATGCCGGGCGCGAACACGCGCACGACGGTGTTGTCCGTGGCGCCGTTCATCCCCCGCGAATTGCCCACGATGTCGTTGTTCAGCACCGCGGCGATCTGCCAGTTGTTGGCCTTGGCGTAGCGCGTCAGGATCTCGCCGCCGTTCAATCCCTGCTCTTCTCCCGCCAGCGCCGCGAACACGATCGTCCCGTCAAAACGGTGCTTGCTGAGCACGCGCGCCGCCTCGATCACCGCCGCGGTGCCGGAAGCGTCGTCGTTGGCGCCGGGTGCGTCCGCGGTGAC from Longimicrobium terrae carries:
- a CDS encoding M20/M25/M40 family metallo-hydrolase, coding for MHRSAHPLLAALITLSAATSAAAQTPAAAALPPADNPRITQIVRDVSPARMEADVRRLVSFGTRHTLSDTVSRTRGIGAARRWIYDEFQRISRDCGGCLEVRYISEVIPGGNNPRIPTDTRVVDVVAFLRGQTDPNRHVLIMGHYDSRVTDVMNVTADAPGANDDASGTAAVIEAARVLSKHRFDGTIVFAALAGEEQGLNGGEILTRYAKANNWQIAAVLNNDIVGNSRGMNGATDNTVVRVFAPGIAPDAPAADLRRYLYSGGELDVAPRQLARYIDRMSDAYVPNLDVMIVYRLDRFGRGGDHTPFFLGGYPAVRLTELYEDYTRQHQDLRTENGIRYGDYPEDVDYVYNARITSLNAASLAALAGAPAAPDSVTVRGAVTPNTVLRWRAVNAADLAGYRVYWRLPADVNWTHSRFFPGNVTEATLENIVIDNWFFGVAAVDRDGNESLPVFPGPGR